The Pan troglodytes isolate AG18354 chromosome 1, NHGRI_mPanTro3-v2.0_pri, whole genome shotgun sequence genome includes a region encoding these proteins:
- the PPOX gene encoding protoporphyrinogen oxidase isoform X6, with translation MGRTVVVLGGGISGLAASYHLSRAPCPPKVVLVESSERLGGWIRSVRGPNGAIFELGPRGIRPAGALGARTLLLVSELGLDSEVLPVRGDHPAAQNRFLYVGGALHALPTGLRGLLRPSPPFSKPLFWAGLRELTKPRGKEPDETVHSFAQRRLGPEVASLAMDSLCRGVFAGNSRELSIRSCFPSLFQAEQTHRSILLGLLLGAGRTPQPDSALIRQALAERWSQWSLRGGLEMLPQALETHLTSRGVSVLRGQPVCGLSLQAEGRWKVSLRDSSLEADHVISAIPASVLSELLPAEAAPLARALSAITAVSVAVVNLQYQGAHLPVQGFGHLVPSSEDPGVLGIVYDSVAFPEQDGSPPGLRVTVMLGGSWLQTLEASGCVLSQELFQQRAQEAAATQLGLKEMPSHCLVHLHKNCIPQYTLGHWQKLESARQFLTAHRLPLTLAGASYEGVAVNDCIESGRQAAVSVLGTEPNS, from the exons ATGGGCCGGACCGTGGTCGTGCTGGGCGGAGGCATCAGCGGCTTGGCCGCCAGTTACCACCTGAGCCGGGCCCCCTGCCCCCCTAAG GTGGTCCTAGTGGAGAGCAGTGAGCGTCTGGGAGGCTGGATTCGCTCCGTTCGAGGCCCGAATGGTGCTATCTTTGAGCTTGGACCTCGGGGAATTAGGCCAGCGGGAGCCCTAGGGGCCCGGACCTTGCTCCTG GTTTCTGAGCTTGGCTTGGATTCAGAAGTGCTGCCTGTCCGGGGAGACCACCCAGCTGCCCAGAACAGGTTCCTCTACGTGGGCGGTGCCCTGCATGCCCTACCCACTGGCCTCAG GGGGCTACTCCGCCCTTCACCCCCCTTCTCCAAACCTCTGTTTTGGGCTGGGCTGAGGGAGCTGACCAAGCCCCGGGGCAAAGAGCCTGATGAGACTGTGCACAGTTTTGCCCAGCGCCGCCTTGGACCTGAG GTGGCGTCTCTAGCCATGGACAGTCTCTGCCGTGGAGTGTTTGCAGGCAACAGCCGTGAGCTCAGCATCAGGTCCTGCTTTCCCAGTCTCTTCCAAGCTGAGCAAACCCATCGTTCCATATTACTGGGCCTGCTGCTGGGGGCAG GGCGGACCCCACAGCCAGATTCAGCACTCATTCGCCAGGCCTTGGCTGAGCGCTGGAGCCAGTGGTCACTTCGTGGAGGTCTAGAGATGTTGCCTCAGGCCCTTGAAACCCACCTGACTAGTAGGGGGGTCAGTGTTCTCAGAGGCCAGCCGGTCTGTGGGCTCAGCCTCCAGGCAGAAGGGCGCTGGAAG GTATCTCTAAGGGACAGCAGTCTGGAGGCTGACCACGTTATTAGTGCCATTCCAGCTTCAG TGCTCAGTGAGCTGCTCCCTGCTGAGGCTGCCCCTCTGGCTCGTGCCCTGAGTGCCATCACTGCAGTGTCTGTAGCTGTGGTGAATCTGCAGTACCAAGGAGCCCATCTGCCTGTCCAG GGATTTGGACATTTGGTGCCATCTTCAGAAGATCCAGGCGTCCTGGGAATCGTGTATGACTCAGTTGCTTTCCCTGAGCAGGACGGGAGCCCCCCTGGCCTCAGAGTGACT GTGATGCTGGGAGGTTCCTGGTTACAGACACTGGAGGCTAGCGGCTGTGTCTTATCTCAGGAGCTGTTTCAACAGCGGGCCCAGGAAGCAGCTGCTACACAATTAGGACTGAAGGAGATGCCGAGCCACTGCTTGGTCCATCTACACAAG aACTGCATTCCCCAGTATACACTAGGTCACTGGCAAAAACTAG AGTCAGCTAGGCAATTCCTGACTGCTCACAGGTTGCCCCTGACTCTGGCTGGAGCCTCCTATGAGGGAGTTGCTGTTAATGACTGTATAGAGAGTGGGCGCCAGGCAGCAGTCAGTGTCCTGGGCACAGAACCTAACAGCTGA
- the PPOX gene encoding protoporphyrinogen oxidase isoform X7: MRLCTVLPSAALDLSPSLTLKVASLAMDSLCRGVFAGNSRELSIRSCFPSLFQAEQTHRSILLGLLLGAGRTPQPDSALIRQALAERWSQWSLRGGLEMLPQALETHLTSRGVSVLRGQPVCGLSLQAEGRWKVSLRDSSLEADHVISAIPASVLSELLPAEAAPLARALSAITAVSVAVVNLQYQGAHLPVQGFGHLVPSSEDPGVLGIVYDSVAFPEQDGSPPGLRVTVMLGGSWLQTLEASGCVLSQELFQQRAQEAAATQLGLKEMPSHCLVHLHKNCIPQYTLGHWQKLESARQFLTAHRLPLTLAGASYEGVAVNDCIESGRQAAVSVLGTEPNS; encoded by the exons ATGAGACTGTGCACAGTTTTGCCCAGCGCCGCCTTGGACCTGAG TCCTAGTCTCACCCTTAAGGTGGCGTCTCTAGCCATGGACAGTCTCTGCCGTGGAGTGTTTGCAGGCAACAGCCGTGAGCTCAGCATCAGGTCCTGCTTTCCCAGTCTCTTCCAAGCTGAGCAAACCCATCGTTCCATATTACTGGGCCTGCTGCTGGGGGCAG GGCGGACCCCACAGCCAGATTCAGCACTCATTCGCCAGGCCTTGGCTGAGCGCTGGAGCCAGTGGTCACTTCGTGGAGGTCTAGAGATGTTGCCTCAGGCCCTTGAAACCCACCTGACTAGTAGGGGGGTCAGTGTTCTCAGAGGCCAGCCGGTCTGTGGGCTCAGCCTCCAGGCAGAAGGGCGCTGGAAG GTATCTCTAAGGGACAGCAGTCTGGAGGCTGACCACGTTATTAGTGCCATTCCAGCTTCAG TGCTCAGTGAGCTGCTCCCTGCTGAGGCTGCCCCTCTGGCTCGTGCCCTGAGTGCCATCACTGCAGTGTCTGTAGCTGTGGTGAATCTGCAGTACCAAGGAGCCCATCTGCCTGTCCAG GGATTTGGACATTTGGTGCCATCTTCAGAAGATCCAGGCGTCCTGGGAATCGTGTATGACTCAGTTGCTTTCCCTGAGCAGGACGGGAGCCCCCCTGGCCTCAGAGTGACT GTGATGCTGGGAGGTTCCTGGTTACAGACACTGGAGGCTAGCGGCTGTGTCTTATCTCAGGAGCTGTTTCAACAGCGGGCCCAGGAAGCAGCTGCTACACAATTAGGACTGAAGGAGATGCCGAGCCACTGCTTGGTCCATCTACACAAG aACTGCATTCCCCAGTATACACTAGGTCACTGGCAAAAACTAG AGTCAGCTAGGCAATTCCTGACTGCTCACAGGTTGCCCCTGACTCTGGCTGGAGCCTCCTATGAGGGAGTTGCTGTTAATGACTGTATAGAGAGTGGGCGCCAGGCAGCAGTCAGTGTCCTGGGCACAGAACCTAACAGCTGA
- the PPOX gene encoding protoporphyrinogen oxidase isoform X8 produces MDSLCRGVFAGNSRELSIRSCFPSLFQAEQTHRSILLGLLLGAGRTPQPDSALIRQALAERWSQWSLRGGLEMLPQALETHLTSRGVSVLRGQPVCGLSLQAEGRWKVSLRDSSLEADHVISAIPASVLSELLPAEAAPLARALSAITAVSVAVVNLQYQGAHLPVQGFGHLVPSSEDPGVLGIVYDSVAFPEQDGSPPGLRVTVMLGGSWLQTLEASGCVLSQELFQQRAQEAAATQLGLKEMPSHCLVHLHKNCIPQYTLGHWQKLESARQFLTAHRLPLTLAGASYEGVAVNDCIESGRQAAVSVLGTEPNS; encoded by the exons ATGGACAGTCTCTGCCGTGGAGTGTTTGCAGGCAACAGCCGTGAGCTCAGCATCAGGTCCTGCTTTCCCAGTCTCTTCCAAGCTGAGCAAACCCATCGTTCCATATTACTGGGCCTGCTGCTGGGGGCAG GGCGGACCCCACAGCCAGATTCAGCACTCATTCGCCAGGCCTTGGCTGAGCGCTGGAGCCAGTGGTCACTTCGTGGAGGTCTAGAGATGTTGCCTCAGGCCCTTGAAACCCACCTGACTAGTAGGGGGGTCAGTGTTCTCAGAGGCCAGCCGGTCTGTGGGCTCAGCCTCCAGGCAGAAGGGCGCTGGAAG GTATCTCTAAGGGACAGCAGTCTGGAGGCTGACCACGTTATTAGTGCCATTCCAGCTTCAG TGCTCAGTGAGCTGCTCCCTGCTGAGGCTGCCCCTCTGGCTCGTGCCCTGAGTGCCATCACTGCAGTGTCTGTAGCTGTGGTGAATCTGCAGTACCAAGGAGCCCATCTGCCTGTCCAG GGATTTGGACATTTGGTGCCATCTTCAGAAGATCCAGGCGTCCTGGGAATCGTGTATGACTCAGTTGCTTTCCCTGAGCAGGACGGGAGCCCCCCTGGCCTCAGAGTGACT GTGATGCTGGGAGGTTCCTGGTTACAGACACTGGAGGCTAGCGGCTGTGTCTTATCTCAGGAGCTGTTTCAACAGCGGGCCCAGGAAGCAGCTGCTACACAATTAGGACTGAAGGAGATGCCGAGCCACTGCTTGGTCCATCTACACAAG aACTGCATTCCCCAGTATACACTAGGTCACTGGCAAAAACTAG AGTCAGCTAGGCAATTCCTGACTGCTCACAGGTTGCCCCTGACTCTGGCTGGAGCCTCCTATGAGGGAGTTGCTGTTAATGACTGTATAGAGAGTGGGCGCCAGGCAGCAGTCAGTGTCCTGGGCACAGAACCTAACAGCTGA
- the PPOX gene encoding protoporphyrinogen oxidase isoform X2: MEPPPRGLAFSVPIYSPYDQSSWGLPSRVVTLAGPALTAAVAPPLPVQCFIGERDPGPSRSRQSRCRRGFRMGRTVVVLGGGISGLAASYHLSRAPCPPKVVLVESSERLGGWIRSVRGPNGAIFELGPRGIRPAGALGARTLLLVSELGLDSEVLPVRGDHPAAQNRFLYVGGALHALPTGLRGLLRPSPPFSKPLFWAGLRELTKPRGKEPDETVHSFAQRRLGPEVASLAMDSLCRGVFAGNSRELSIRSCFPSLFQAEQTHRSILLGLLLGAGRTPQPDSALIRQALAERWSQWSLRGGLEMLPQALETHLTSRGVSVLRGQPVCGLSLQAEGRWKVSLRDSSLEADHVISAIPASVLSELLPAEAAPLARALSAITAVSVAVVNLQYQGAHLPVQGFGHLVPSSEDPGVLGIVYDSVAFPEQDGSPPGLRVTVMLGGSWLQTLEASGCVLSQELFQQRAQEAAATQLGLKEMPSHCLVHLHKNCIPQYTLGHWQKLESARQFLTAHRLPLTLAGASYEGVAVNDCIESGRQAAVSVLGTEPNS, from the exons ATGGAGCCGCCTCCCCGTGGACTGGCCTTCAGTGTCCCTATCTATTCTCCCTACGACCAAAGCTCCTGGGGCCTTCCCTCTAGGGTTGTCACCCTAGCTGGACCTG CTCTTACAGCTGCCGTCGCTCCGCCTCTGCCAGTTCAATGTTTTATTGGTGAACGTGATCCGGGGCCTTCCAGGTCCCGCCAATCCAGATGTAGGAGAG GTTTCCGCATGGGCCGGACCGTGGTCGTGCTGGGCGGAGGCATCAGCGGCTTGGCCGCCAGTTACCACCTGAGCCGGGCCCCCTGCCCCCCTAAG GTGGTCCTAGTGGAGAGCAGTGAGCGTCTGGGAGGCTGGATTCGCTCCGTTCGAGGCCCGAATGGTGCTATCTTTGAGCTTGGACCTCGGGGAATTAGGCCAGCGGGAGCCCTAGGGGCCCGGACCTTGCTCCTG GTTTCTGAGCTTGGCTTGGATTCAGAAGTGCTGCCTGTCCGGGGAGACCACCCAGCTGCCCAGAACAGGTTCCTCTACGTGGGCGGTGCCCTGCATGCCCTACCCACTGGCCTCAG GGGGCTACTCCGCCCTTCACCCCCCTTCTCCAAACCTCTGTTTTGGGCTGGGCTGAGGGAGCTGACCAAGCCCCGGGGCAAAGAGCCTGATGAGACTGTGCACAGTTTTGCCCAGCGCCGCCTTGGACCTGAG GTGGCGTCTCTAGCCATGGACAGTCTCTGCCGTGGAGTGTTTGCAGGCAACAGCCGTGAGCTCAGCATCAGGTCCTGCTTTCCCAGTCTCTTCCAAGCTGAGCAAACCCATCGTTCCATATTACTGGGCCTGCTGCTGGGGGCAG GGCGGACCCCACAGCCAGATTCAGCACTCATTCGCCAGGCCTTGGCTGAGCGCTGGAGCCAGTGGTCACTTCGTGGAGGTCTAGAGATGTTGCCTCAGGCCCTTGAAACCCACCTGACTAGTAGGGGGGTCAGTGTTCTCAGAGGCCAGCCGGTCTGTGGGCTCAGCCTCCAGGCAGAAGGGCGCTGGAAG GTATCTCTAAGGGACAGCAGTCTGGAGGCTGACCACGTTATTAGTGCCATTCCAGCTTCAG TGCTCAGTGAGCTGCTCCCTGCTGAGGCTGCCCCTCTGGCTCGTGCCCTGAGTGCCATCACTGCAGTGTCTGTAGCTGTGGTGAATCTGCAGTACCAAGGAGCCCATCTGCCTGTCCAG GGATTTGGACATTTGGTGCCATCTTCAGAAGATCCAGGCGTCCTGGGAATCGTGTATGACTCAGTTGCTTTCCCTGAGCAGGACGGGAGCCCCCCTGGCCTCAGAGTGACT GTGATGCTGGGAGGTTCCTGGTTACAGACACTGGAGGCTAGCGGCTGTGTCTTATCTCAGGAGCTGTTTCAACAGCGGGCCCAGGAAGCAGCTGCTACACAATTAGGACTGAAGGAGATGCCGAGCCACTGCTTGGTCCATCTACACAAG aACTGCATTCCCCAGTATACACTAGGTCACTGGCAAAAACTAG AGTCAGCTAGGCAATTCCTGACTGCTCACAGGTTGCCCCTGACTCTGGCTGGAGCCTCCTATGAGGGAGTTGCTGTTAATGACTGTATAGAGAGTGGGCGCCAGGCAGCAGTCAGTGTCCTGGGCACAGAACCTAACAGCTGA